A stretch of DNA from Anaerobacillus isosaccharinicus:
AGAAAACGAATGGCTCTAAAAACCTTAAAAATAAAAATAAGAGACGTTCGTAAACGCCTCTTAACAAAAAAATTTAAACTGTTTCCGTTAACAATTTTTCTTCAACGATCGCGTCAGGAATATCTTTATCGATATTTCTAACTTTAGGTTGTAAATAAATCGTCGCAGTTACAATAACAAATAAGATACCAATGATAATAAATAATAATCCGATTCCACGACCTTCTCCCACTCCGATGATTTGACCAACACTATTTGCGAGTAATCCACCTGGTTCCATGATTGGGTTCAGTACTTTATCAACTAGTGGTCCAGCCATAATGATCGCAAGTGGATAAAGGGAAACGCCTAGCATTCTTCTTATCGTAAATACTCGACCTTGGATTGTAGGCTCGACTTTACTTTGCCAAAGGGCCTGACTGCAAGAATTCACAATTGGAATTAAGAAAAGGAATAAGAAGAAACACGCGGTAATGAAAACAATCGATGTTGTTAACCCGGTTAAGGCAATCATCACACCTGCTAAACCACAACTTAGAAACATGCCATTTATTCGATTCTTCGGTCCACCCCAAATACTTATTATAATGCCACCTAGCAACATTCCAAACCCTGTTATGGATAAGACAATTCCAAGGGTTTGTTCCGAAGACAGCGCGATAATTAATGGTTGCATCAATACATTTAAGAAACCAAGCAATAAATTAATTGCAGCACCGAAGATTAATAACCATTTAAAGGCTGGTCGTGCCATGAGATAATTCCAGCCTTCCTTCGCCTCGGCCAAAAACTGTTTCGGGTTTAATTTCGTTGTGTTTTTTGAGATAATCTCTGGAATTTTCGCGAAAAATAAGGTTGTAATTGCAAATGTGAAAGCAATTAAATCAATGATTATGACTGCTTGTAAACCATATAAGTGTAAGAGAAAACCTGCAACAGTTGGTGCAATAATGATAGAAGCTGACTCCCCTATTTGAATCATTCCGTTAGCACGGCCTAATTGTTCTTTTGAAACTAGAAGCGAGATGATAGATTGATAGGCAGGCATAAGGAACGTGTTAAAGGTCGACGCTAATGCTGCAGTTAGGTAGATATGCCAGATTTCTAAACTATTCGTAAGTACTAATACAAGAATGATCATAGTGGAAAAGGCTGCAACACAGTTACTCAAGATCATTAATTTTTTCCTAGAAAAGCGATCAATGATGACGCCAGCAAATGGGGAGACAATGACTGTTGGAAGAACTAATGAAAGAATGATCATTGAAAACTGCGTAACTGAACCCGTTTCCGTCAACACCCAAAATCCTAATGCGAACGACGTCAAGCTGGTACCAATAACAGAAACTAATTGACCGATCCATATGAGAACAAACATTTTAAATTTTTTATTATTCAACCTAATTACCTTCCTTCGTTGTATTCAAATCCTCTATTTGATACCAATTATACTTTTTGACTATACTTTGTAAAACCAACCACAGATTGGTTTCTCCTCCGCCGTAAGACTGAATTATTTCAGGGGATATCTGTCGCTTTTGTCTATCGATCAACAAGCTAATTATTTTATATAAAGGAATTATTTACAATTAATTCTTATGTATTGCCGCAAAAAAAGACACTTCTATTTTTGGGAAGTGTCTTTTGAATATTGTCTGGTGTTATTTATTAAATTTAACAGTTCTATCGATATATTCTTTTGCATCTTTGGCTACAAATCTAAGCGAAATACCTAAGGTAAGGCTACCTACTGCAAATATAAAAAAAGTTGAAGGATATACTTCTTGATAAGGGTCCTTCATGTAATTAATTATAAGCAAGAATACAAAAAAACTACTCACTCCAAACAAAAAGTTGGACAATTTTTTTACTCTTTCAAAATTTGGCACACAGTCCCTCTCCTAACCTGAAATTTATATGACTTCCCTATTTAATTTCCTAGTATGATTTTAATTTCTGACCCTATAAGTTGTACTTAAACTCATATCCCCGCTCGTAAACAATATCAGCAATAGCAAAGTTTTCTAACGCTTTTTGGATTGAAATTACTGAGTTTTATAGCTAGTATTTTTCCCTTCATTTTTTTCTCTTTTTCCTTGTAAAATATAAAATAAATAGAAATATTAAAAAAATTCCCATTATAAATGGGTACCAATTAAATTGTATAGGTTTTTGTAATTTATCATCAGCGCTGTAATGTGGGGTATCCTTTAAGTATGTCTGTAAAAATTCTAATTCCTCCAGCAATTTTTGCTCAATTTCTTCTACATTTACAATGTCTAGATTTATATGGTCTTGCCAATAGATAATATTAAGAGGAACGATTGCATTTGGATTGATAGGATGATAATATCCATCCCTTTCTTCGAGAAAGAATAAAATCTCTTTTACTTTGGTCACTAACTCCTTTTCAATACCTTCTATTAACTCATCTAATCTATACTCGTTTGAGCGTGTTATAAGTTTTGTTATCTCGTCGTTCTCATCAACACTAGGTCCCGGAGTTGATACTAAT
This window harbors:
- a CDS encoding MFS transporter translates to MNNKKFKMFVLIWIGQLVSVIGTSLTSFALGFWVLTETGSVTQFSMIILSLVLPTVIVSPFAGVIIDRFSRKKLMILSNCVAAFSTMIILVLVLTNSLEIWHIYLTAALASTFNTFLMPAYQSIISLLVSKEQLGRANGMIQIGESASIIIAPTVAGFLLHLYGLQAVIIIDLIAFTFAITTLFFAKIPEIISKNTTKLNPKQFLAEAKEGWNYLMARPAFKWLLIFGAAINLLLGFLNVLMQPLIIALSSEQTLGIVLSITGFGMLLGGIIISIWGGPKNRINGMFLSCGLAGVMIALTGLTTSIVFITACFFLFLFLIPIVNSCSQALWQSKVEPTIQGRVFTIRRMLGVSLYPLAIIMAGPLVDKVLNPIMEPGGLLANSVGQIIGVGEGRGIGLLFIIIGILFVIVTATIYLQPKVRNIDKDIPDAIVEEKLLTETV